TGATTGCGAACAACCAATAGAAATCAAGTAGATGATCTGAAACAAGTAGACAATCTGCCACATCCATTACTTCCGCTTGAGTACATTAATTACAACAAAAGGGAAAAATTAGTTACAATTTGGTGGATTCAAACATTTATATAAGGCAGAGGCAGGTTGCTTGTAAGTAGGGATACTACTGGCGTCAACAAATCGGACTTCACCTGGAGCAAAAGAAAGATCCCTATGCCTGAAAttggcaaaaacaaaaataaacaaaagtaatGACTCATTCTCCTTAAAAGAATTTGACAGAGTGAATTCTCTCTGGTTCACATAATGGATTTAAGACCATCTCGTTACCTTCGTAGGTCAAGTCCAACCAAACCAGCTTGTAGGATTGTCAAGTTATCAGAGTCTGGTGAGACGATAATGACAGTGTCACCAGAATACTGGGTCTCAAGAATTGACATGAGTTGTGTTACGCGAACAAACACATCTGCAACACTCTCGTTTGGGGTTCCATCGTCAATAGGAGGAGGTTTTATTCTAGTAGAGATACTATCTGATGCATATACCTGAAACATTTTCAAGccaacatatttagcatcaTTAAGGATACTGATGTATATGCTTCCTCAatgagaagaaagaaggaataAAGCTGTTTCAAGAAGATAATCAATTCAAATCCCTCCTAATCCCAAGAAAGAGGAAAGGCAAAGTCCTACTTCAGAGACAGATTCCAAGTTTTTGCCTTCATAAGCTCCCAATCCGCGAGCATCAAGAAAGCTGTACTCTGGTACAATATAACTGAAACCCAAGATATAAATAAGCAAGCTAACTTTGTTGCCGAACAGGTAACAATTAAATAAGGACTGAACCAGGTGCCAAAGCGGATAGGGTAATACTAGAATACCAAACTCTGGTAGCCCTCTGCTACCCTTTTCACTTAGGGAAAaacaaaagtaagaaaaaagagttgccatgaaataaataaacagaTTTCTGCATTGCAATTATCTTCCCAAACCGGTCTGCAAAATCTTAAATCTGTAACTCCCCGAAAATAGTAAACCCGAAGTTGAAAAAACTTCTCTTCTTTGATAACTATGAAATAGTGAAAGCATGACTGATCAAAGACTGTTCTGAGTTTAGaagttcaattatttttttgatcggtaaatacgaattttattgaaaaaggcGAAGCCAATTACACGGGacataagaaaatataaaagaaatgatttgtgcaattCACAAATATaacccttttcttttctaaaatattaCGATCAACTAAATGGAATATcaaagttcaaaatatcatatagagCACCATTCCACTCCAAAATCTTCTTTTTATACATTATAAAAAATCACATTCTGTTTTCTCTAAACCAATAATTCTATTGAAAACAAATTCACGCACCTTCGGCTGACCCGATTAATCGATGCTATAATCTCTGCAGCCTGATAAGCCCTCTGAGTAATAGAAGGCCAAATCCAACATCCATTTTCACAAGCCCCCATTGCCTTCAGTTCAAAAGCAGCCCTTAGAGTCTGCTTCTTCCCCTTTTCCGACAACCCGCTATCCACTGATGTCTTTGCAACTGGGTTTGTATTAATGATTCCCAAGCTCTCAAACTCAGATTCCCCAGCCCTCACAAGAAAATACCTTCCCACcaacaaaataagaaacaatAACGGCAATACTGTTGCTCAGTTTGTTGCTAGGAAATGTGCGGAAGTACAAAACATCTATAAAAATTTTCCATCCCATATAAACACCGTATGGAACCAGGCAAAGCTAAGGCCTTTACCCGACTCTATTTCATTTCTGAAATCAAATGCACGCACGAATCATAACCCACAAACACTGTTGTTTAGTCAATTTCCTCAGCAATCACGAATACCTAGATAGAAAGAAATAGCTTATGGGTTTGTTCAGTTACCTATTGCTGAGACGAAATGGAGGCATCTGGAAGAGGCCACGGGCATCTGCGACTGGTACAAACACTGGGAGTAGAGGGTTGAGCTGAGGAGGTGTGAAAGGGGTGACGGAGATGGAAATGGTGACTGCAGTGAGCAGGTGCCGGCGACCGATGGGGACGTAGGGAATATTGTGGGGTTTAGGGATCGATGATGGAGGAAGAGATGAACGTGGTGAGAGAAGAGGGGTTGTAATGGAGGAGGAAGATATTATACGCATTTTGGCGGGTCCTTGGTAAGATTCCAACTACTGGGAACATCTTTGGATACCTCTCTAATTTGTGACAACAGACTatcgaaaagaaaaaggaaaaaaaaaaaaaagaaaaatagtattTATCTAAATATCACACTTGAAGTCGGATAGCTTGTGGTTTAAGAGCATTCTCTTCTGgtttttcatttctatttttataatttaatttaaaattatatttttttaaatttatttctaaattttacttattttttaaaaatttcttataTCTCATTCTCCATCTCtatctctattatattaaataatatttctttattatttttttattacttttttctctctcttctatttaCAATTCTagctactaactcttttgtcttattatctttttttcaaatatcattttctactaaatatttatatgattttgactacccaatatagtattttttcaaaccaaaaatcgtattataaaaatagtaaattttattaataaattaatgcattttttaatgtgatggcaaatttttttagatgagtactctttatcaattaaagattaatgacgatccgtagtcacgtattgatgatataatttttttaattggataTAACGGTAATATTACTTGTCCTTTCTCCAACGgttatattttttgtcatttttacaacggtaatattttttgtcattttcttaatggtaatattttttatcttttctctaacggtaactttttttgtcACAACtaaaacggtaacattttttgtttgtagtataacggtaactttttcctctataaatacgcatattgctaacattcacattctcacaaactcaagtctcatttcatttatagaacAGAGATTCTATTCTATCATTTGATCTCCCACTCCTTTTATCAAATGACTCATACTTTCTTTCGCAAATTATTGACATACGTATCCTCTGAAGATGATAGTGATATTTATACTGAGGAGGTCGATGGACAGTCATCGAGGCAGTGTGATAATAGGCACCCACGTAAGTTTATTCGGCGTGAATCGTGATCATGCCCAGGGGCACGAGCGCTTATTTCGTGATTATTTCGCAGAGAATCCAGTATATCCCTCAAATCTATTTCGAAGGAGATTTCGGATGAGCTGTCCCCTATTTTTTCGTATTCTAAATTACGAGCCGTATTTTgtccagagaagagataatgccggaagactcggtttatcttctatgcaaaaaataacTGCAGCACTTAGAATGCTAGCGTATGAggttactggagattttatggatgaatacatacgtattggtgaaagcaccgCAATGAAGAGcctaaaaaaaattctctgagataatagtaagtgttttttcagatgaatatttGTGGTCTCCAAATGCTAATGATATAGCCcaattgctgctggttggtgaACAACGAGGATTTCCAGGAATGCTCggaagcattgattgcatgtattggaagtggaaaaattgtcCCGCAGCCTGGAAATATATGTACTCTGGCCACATccgtgaaccaactattattttagaagcagttgcttcatatgatctttGGATATGTCATGCATTTTTCAGTATGTCTGGTTCACATAACGACATTAATGTGGTAGGGAGATCTTTTACTTTTACGGAACTTGCCCAAGGGCGTGCTCCTGTAGTCAATTATACTATCAATGACAATGACTACATTATGGGGTATCACCTTGCGGacggtatttatcccaagtggcgaacttttgtgaagacgattcTATCACCACGagggaacaagaagaaaaattttgtgaaagcacaagaatcTGCAAGAAAAAATGTCGAGCGTGCATTCGGGgtacttcaacaacgatttgctatcattcgttgaccttcccgaatgttcaaagtgaaggacctaacaaatattatgaaagcatgtgttattttacataatatgatcattgaagacgaACGTGATGATAGTAAGAGTCTGAACATTGggtatgatcaacttgatgatgatctTTCAGAATTGTCACGCAATCATACAATTGAGCTTACGGACTTCATCCAGcgtcatcatcatattagagatagctcggcacatcatcagctctaagaagatctaattgaacatcaataGTTATTATATTCCCAACATTAGCCCTGTCGCATTCAAACTATGACCTCTTTTCCATAGtgttatttaaatttatgtttgagttAGTTTGCTTTGCATTTAtatttccttcatgttattTAAGATTTATGTTTGACTTAATTtgctttgcatttgtatttccttcGTGTTATTTACctttatatttgaattgatttactttgcatttgtattttcttCGTGTCATTAGTGACTATGTTAATGGTAAAAGTCGATCTATTATTGCCTTTCCTTGAGTATAAGCTTTGCAATCTATAtgatgatgaaaattttatttttaataaaatttaaaattataataacatattaCTTGCATGATCAACTTGAGGGACAATAAAACAACTTGAAA
This Carya illinoinensis cultivar Pawnee chromosome 11, C.illinoinensisPawnee_v1, whole genome shotgun sequence DNA region includes the following protein-coding sequences:
- the LOC122280570 gene encoding uncharacterized protein LOC122280570 isoform X1; amino-acid sequence: MRIISSSSITTPLLSPRSSLPPSSIPKPHNIPYVPIGRRHLLTAVTISISVTPFTPPQLNPLLPVFVPVADARGLFQMPPFRLSNRYFLVRAGESEFESLGIINTNPVAKTSVDSGLSEKGKKQTLRAAFELKAMGACENGCWIWPSITQRAYQAAEIIASINRVSRSYIVPEYSFLDARGLGAYEGKNLESVSEVYASDSISTRIKPPPIDDGTPNESVADVFVRVTQLMSILETQYSGDTVIIVSPDSDNLTILQAGLVGLDLRRHRDLSFAPGEVRFVDASSIPTYKQPASALYKCLNPPNCN
- the LOC122280570 gene encoding uncharacterized protein LOC122280570 isoform X2, with the protein product MRIISSSSITTPLLSPRSSLPPSSIPKPHNIPYVPIGRRHLLTAVTISISVTPFTPPQLNPLLPVFVPVADARGLFQMPPFRLSNRYFLVRAGESEFESLGIINTNPVAKTSVDSGLSEKGKKQTLRAAFELKAMGACENGCWIWPSITQRAYQAAEIIASINRVSRSYIVPEYSFLDARGLGAYEGKNLESVSEVYASDSISTRIKPPPIDDGTPNESVADVFVRVTQLMSILETQYSGDTVIIVSPDSDNLTILQAGLVGLDLRR